A window of the Citrus sinensis cultivar Valencia sweet orange chromosome 9, DVS_A1.0, whole genome shotgun sequence genome harbors these coding sequences:
- the LOC107178585 gene encoding F-box/FBD/LRR-repeat protein At5g53840-like → MAAVERDLQRKKEKMASEDGISKLPDDILICILSRLTIKEAAKTSILASRWRYLWTFFSGCLDFNDLVYMKSFGPLGDGRDPRSLRCIDQVLGSLKVKDQSLEELRICLDIDPNCDVDSWLKFAIQKRVQRLDLQLRLCKSAWYNFPSHFVSRSLTSLRLASVYLNKEGLENLLCHCPFLEVLTLEKIRILTSIRVSGLSLKLNYLQLDSLVKLKDHLEVDVSNLISFEETRFGLSTTCFEPVPILADEMLREGCFSLSFVPDDVFGRLRTLKLEIRNMPEAVFYSIPELPNLKHLDISFHIYTYGFFPCVAFLKACPSLYKLTVQSTRSISPYERKVKKHSPHLSLRVAELVGFLWLRDDVKFLLDLLESATLLEKIIIDPGRVYLLGKPGEKFYRKNSWEYKSARTRAIELAAKFPHLEFVIP, encoded by the coding sequence ATGGCAGCAGTGGAAAGAGATTtacagagaaaaaaagaaaagatggcATCAGAAGATGGTATCAGTAAATTACCGGACGATATTCTGATATGTATTTTGTCTCGCTTAACAATTAAAGAGGCTGCGAAAACAAGCATCTTAGCAAGTAGATGGAGGTATTTGTGGACATTTTTTTCTGGTTGTTTAGACTTCAATGATTTGGTCTACATGAAGAGCTTCGGTCCGCTGGGGGATGGAAGAGACCCAAGGTCGTTGCGTTGTATTGATCAAGTTTTGGGGTCACTCAAGGTTAAGGATCAATCTCTAGAGGAGTTGAGGATTTGTCTCGATATAGACCCGAATTGTGATGTTGATAGTTGGCTCAAATTTGCTATTCAAAAGAGAGTTCAAAGGCTTGACTTACAATTGCGGCTATGTAAGAGTGCGTGGTACAATTTTCCATCACATTTTGTATCTCGTTCCCTCACATCCCTACGTTTAGCATCGGTTTATCTAAATAAAGAGGGTTTGGAAAATTTGTTATGTCACTGTCCCTTTCTCGAGGTGTTAACTCTTGAGAAGATAAGAATTTTGACCAGTATCCGAGTTTCTGGTCTATCACTCAAACTGAACTACTTACAGTTGGATTCTTTGGTCAAGTTAAAGGATCATCTTGAAGTTGATGTATCAAATCTCATATCATTTGAAGAGACCAGATTTGGTTTAAGTACTACCTGCTTTGAACCAGTTCCAATTCTTGCTGATGAGATGCTTCGAGAGGGCTGTTTTAGTCTATCATTTGTGCCTGACGATGTTTTTGGGCGACTAAGGACACTTAAATTAGAGATTCGCAATATGCCTGAGGCTGTGTTCTACAGTATTCCTGAATTACCAAATCTCAAGCATTTGGATATCtcatttcatatatatacatatggcTTTTTTCCTTGTGTTGCTTTCTTGAAAGCATGTCCTTCGTTATATAAACTCACAGTGCAGTCAACACGTTCTATATCTCCGTATGAACGGAAGGTCAAGAAGCATAGTCCACATCTGAGCCTTAGGGTTGCTGAATTGGTTGGGTTCTTGTGGCTTAGAGATGATGTTAAATTTCTGTTGGACTTGCTTGAGAGTGCTACACTATTGGAGAAGATAATTATTGATCCCGGTAGAGTTTATCTTCTGGGAAAACCTGGGGAGAAGTTTTACAGGAAAAACTCATGGGAGTATAAATCTGCCAGGACGCGTGCTATTGAGTTGGCAGCAAAATTCCCTCATTTAGAATTTGTGATCCCATAA